Within the Pseudomonas mendocina genome, the region TCCGCACCTGGACCGATGCCAGCTCGATCATCGATTACCTGGTGTTCGCCAAGCAGTACATCATGCAGTGCGAGGAACGTTACGGCATCGACGCCGTGGAGGAGTTGCTCGACTCCTGCCACGCCCTGATGAACTACGGCGTCGACCGCTACAAACGGCCCTACCCCATCTCCGCCGAAGAAGAACGGCGCCGGCAGAAAGACCGTGAAGAGCACCTGCAGAAGCAGATCAACGACCTCTGGCGCACCATTCCCAAAAGTGCGGACAAGGGCGGCGAGAAGGACAGCAAGCGCTTCCCGGCCGAACCGCAGGAAAACATCCTCTACTTCCTGGAAAAACACGCGCCGCTGCTGGAGCCCTGGCAGCGTGAGGTGATCCGCATCGTGCGCAAGATCGCCCAGTACTTCTACCCGCAGCGCCAGACCCAGGTGATGAACGAAGGCTGGGCCACCTTCTGGCACTACACCCTGATGAACGACCTGTACGACGAAGGCCTGGTCACCGACGGCTTCATGATGGAGTTCCTGCAATCACACACCAGCGTGGTCTACCAGCCACCGTTCGACAGCCCCTACTACAGCGGCATCAACCCCTACGCCCTGGGCTTCGCCATGTACCGCGACATTCGCCGTATCTGCGAAAACCCGACCGAGGAGGACAAACGCTGGTTCCCGGATATCGCCGGCAGCGACTGGCTGACCACCCTCAAGTTCGCCATGACCAGCTTCAAGGATGAGAGCTTCATCCTGCAGTTCCTCTCGCCCAAGGTGATCCGCGACTTCAAGCTGTTCGGCATCCTCGATGACGACCAGAAGGACGAACTGGTGGTGCCTGCCATTCATGACGAACCCGGCTACCGCACCATCCGTGAACTGCTCGCCGCCCAGTACAACCTGGGCAACCGCGAGCCCAACGTGCAGATCTGGAACATCGACCGCCGCGGCGACCGCTCGCTGACCCTGCGCCATCAGCAGCACGACCGCAAGCCACTGGGCGACTCCACCGGCGAGGTGCTCAAGCACCTGCATCGCTTATGGGGTTTCGATATCCACCTAGAGGTATGCCAGGGCGACCAGTTGATCACCACTCAGCATGTGCCACCACGCGGCAGCTCGGAGAACGACAACGAATACCCGCGGCTGGACCTGATCATTCCACCCATTTGATCGGTTGCCGGTCATGGCCCAAGCCCTCAGCATCGCAGGCAGACTCCGCGAGATGCCCTGCATGCGCCTATTCCTCGTCATTCTGTTGTGCCTGGGGCTGGCCACTTGTGCCAGCCACATCCCCCAGGCACGCATCCTAAGCCCTGCCGATGCCTCACTTGCCGGACGCTATGGTTTCGAATTGATCGACCCACAGGCCAGCCTGGAGGGCGACTCGCCCTTTCCCGAGCGCTATCGCCAGTTGCCACAACTCTTGCGCCACGGCCTTTCGGCCCGTGGCTACCACGAAAGCCAACAGCCACAACTACGCGTCTATTACTGGCTGGCCGTGCAGGATGGTCCGCTATTGTTCAAGGTCGACGCGCCGCCACCGAACCCGCTCGGTTCTTATCAGGCCATCCATCACCTGCGTGACGAAACCGGTACCTTGCGCCTGCGCCTGACCGATCTCGACCAGCTCATACTCTGGGAAGGCGTGATCAGTACCGGCCTGAGCCCTGCACGTGACAGCGCCGAGCTGCTGGAGCGCGCCGTGCAAGTGCTGACCGAGCAGATTCCGCTAGCCACACCGTAGCCCGGATGCAATCCGGGGATATCCGCGCGAACGTCCCGGATTGCATCCGGGCTACCTCCCAGTCCCGACCAGCCGCTATCCTCTGCGCTCAGTGGAGGAACACACATGCAGATCTACAAAGTCGGCGGAGCAGTACGCGATCGCCTGCTCGGCCGTCCCGTCAGTGAAGTGGACTGGGTCGTGGTCGGCGCCAGCGCAGAACAGATGCTAGAGCTCGGTTATCGCCCGGTGGGCGCCGATTTTCCGGTGTTCCTGCACCCGCAGACGGGTGAGGAATATGCCCTGGCCCGCACCGAGCGCAAGAGCGGCCGCGGCTATGGCGGTTTCACTTTTCACGCCAGCCCGGACGTGACGCTGGAAGAAGACCTGATCCGCCGCGACCTGACCGTCAACGCCATGGCCGAGGACGATCATGGCCGGCTGATCGACCCTTATGGCGGTCAGCAGGATCTTCAGGCCCGCCTGCTTCGTCACGTTTCCCCGGCCTTCGCCGAAGATCCGCTACGCGTACTGCGTGTTGCCCGCTTCGCCGCACGCTATGCGCCGCTCGATTTCAGCGTTGCGCCTGAAACCCTGGCGCTGATGCGTCAGTTGGCAGAGTCCGGCGAACTGGGTCATCTCACCGCCGAACGCAGCTGGAAGGAAATCTCTCGCGCGCTGATGGAGCCGCGCCCGGATGTATTCATCCAGGTGCTACGCGACTGCGGCGCGCTGGCCGCCCTGCTGCCGGAAGCGGATAAGCTGTTCGGCGTGCCGCAACCACAGACGCATCACCCCGAAGTCGACACCGGTGTGCATGTGCTGAGCGTGCTTCGCCAGTGTGCGGAGCACGACCAGCCGCTCAACGTGCGCTGGGCCTGCCTGCTGCACGATGTCGGCAAGGGGCTGACGCCAGAGGCCGAATGGCCGCGGCATATCGCTCATGAACATAAGGGGCTGCGCCTGATCCAGACGATCAATGAGCGCTGCAAGGCACCGCGCGACTGCGCCGAACTGGCAATGCTGGTGGGTGAATTCCATACCCACGGCCACCGCGCACTGGAACTGCGCCCCTCGACATTGCTCGAGCTGCTACAGCGCTTCGACGTGTTCCGCCGCCCGCAACGCTTCGCCGAGTTCGTCGCCGCTTGCGAGATGGATGCCCGTGGCCGCCAGGGCCTGGAACAGCGCGATTATCCACAAGCTGCTTACCTGTTGGGCGCCGCGGAGGTGGCGCGCCAGGTGGCGGTCAAACCGCTACTGGAGAAGGGATTCAAAGGCGCGGAGCTGGGCGAGGCGCTCAACCGCGAACGCCTGCAGGCGCTCAAGACCTACAAAGAACAGCACATCGCGTAGGAGCGGCTGGGCGGCATTCCGTTTCAGCCGCGAAACTCCGCAGCCGCCTTTTCGCGGATAAATCCGCTCCTACCGGTCAACGCCAACCCGTAGCCCGGATTGCATCCGGGCTACGAAGAGCGCGCCTGCAGCAACTCGGCCGGCGTCAGCTCGACACCGCGCCACTGGAAGGCCGCTGGCCATAACTGCTGATCGATCTGCGCCGACGCCCAGAGCTCGGCGAACGAACGCCCATCCACCGGGTGGCACACCTGCGGTGCCAGCAAGGCCAGAGGCCAGAGCACGAAGGCGTTCTTGAGAATTTCCGCGCGCGGCAGGATCAGGCCGTTGAAGTTGCCGACCTGTTCACCATACAGCAGCACATCGATATCCAGCGGCAGGCCCTTGCGGTCCGGTGCGTAGCGGCCGTTATCAGCCTCGATGAACTTCAGCCGGCGGTCCAGTTCCAGCAGCGGCAGCTCGGTTTCGCCAACCACCACCAGATTGAAGAAATTTCCGCTCTTGATGCCCACCGCATGGCTTTCGAAAACCGGCGAGCAGCGCATATCGCTGAGCACACCAGCCAGTGCATCGAGCCCGGCACATAGATGAACCTCGCGCTGCACGTTGCTGCCGAGGCCGAGAAAGACCCGAGTCAGAGGCATCCGCGCTCGATCTCCACACCTACGCCGCCACGTGCGGCCGGCACTGCACCGGGCTTGGTCAGCTTCAGGCGTATCCAGGGTATGTTGAACTCGTCCATCAGAAGCTGCACCAGACGCTCGGCAAAGGTCTCGACCAGAATGAACTGCGATTCGGTCGCAAAGGCCTGGATACGCGTGGACACGCTGGCATAGTCGAGCGCCAGGTTGAGGTCATCACCGGCTGCGGCCGGGCGGTTGTCCCAGCCCATCTGCAGGTCCAGACGCAGGCACTGGCGAATGTCGCGCTCCCAATCGTAAGCGCCGATCACCGTGTCGACTTCCAGCCCCTCGATAAATACTCTGTCCACCCGCACTCTCCGCGCCACGACAAGGGCGCTGCACCTCGTTAGAATCGGGCCACCCCATGCCCTGGAATGGCCACCATGTTCTGGCTTCTGGCAATCCTTGCCTACCTGCTCGGTTCGTTGTCCTTCGCCATCCTGCTCAGCCGACTCGCTGGCGGGCCGGACCCGCGTGCCAGTGGCTCGGGCAACCCCGGCGCCACCAATATGCTGCGCGTGGCCGGCAAGAAGCTCGCCGTCATGACGCTGATCGGCGACCTGCTCAAGGGCCTGCTGCCGATCCTCATCGCCAAGCTGCTCGGCCTGAGCCTGCATCAGCAGGCCTGGATCGGCCTGGCGGCCGTCGTCGGCCACCTTTACCCGCTGTACTTCCGTTTTCGCGGCGGTAAGGGCGTCGCCACTGCCGCCGGCATGTTGCTCGGTCTCTATCCGCCGGCGGCCTTGCTCGCGCTGGCTGCCTGGGCACTGGTGTTCCTGCTCACCCGCACCAGTTCGCTGGCATCGCTGATCGCCACACCGCTGACGCTACCGCTGCTGGCCTGGCAACAACCGGCGGCCTTGCTGCCGGCCTGCGTATTGACCGGGTTGATCGTGTGGCGTCACCGCAGCAACCTGCGCGATTTGTTCGCCGGGCGCGAGCGGCGTTTTTAGGCAACCTGTCAGAACGCAAATCGCGGCTGAAGCCGCTCCTACAGAGCAAGCATCTGGTTAAATCGCCGGCAGCGACTCCATCGGCCAGCGCGCCTGCACCTTGATCGCCAGATCTTCATGCTGCCCGGCCAGCAAACGCTGGCAACCGGCGTATGCGATCATCGCGCCATTGTCGGTACAGAAACGCGGCCGCGCATAGAACACCTTGCCCTTCATCTCGCCCAGCATACGTTCCAGATGCTCGCGCAGCGCCTTGTTGGCACTCACGCCGCCGGCGATGACCAGGCTGTTCAGCCCACTCTGCTTGAGCGCACGTTTGCACTTGATGGTCAGAGTCTCAACCACCGCCTTCTGGAAGGCCAGCGCGATGTCGCGCCGGGCTTGGTCGAGGTCGTCGCCATTGTCGCGGCATTGCTGCCAGGTATTCAGAGCGAAGGTTTTCAGACCGCTGAAACTGAAATCCAGGCCCGGCCGATCGGTCATCGGCCGCGGGAAGACGAAACGCCCCGGCGTACCCTGCTCGGCCAGCTTGGCGATCTCCGGGCCGCCGGGGTAATTCAGGCCCATCAGCTTGGCGGTCTTGTCGAAGGCTTCGCCGGCTGCATCATCCAGCGACTCGCCGAGCAGTTGGTACTGGCCGATGCCATCGACCCGCACCAGCTGGGTATGGCCACCGGACACCAGCAGGGCGACGAACGGAAAGGCCGGCGGCTGCTCTTCCAGCATCGGCGCCAGCAGATGACCTTCCATATGGTGCACACCGACAGCCGGAATGCCCCAGGCGAATGCCAGCGCCTGCGCGCAGGAAGCGCCCACCAGCAGCGCCCCGACCAGGCCGGGACCCGCCGTGTAGGCCAGCGCATCGATATCGCTGGCCTGCTTGCCGGCTTCATCCAGCACCTGGCGGATCAGCGGCAGCATGCGTTTGACGTGATCACGCGAGGCCAACTCGGGCACCACACCGCCATACACACGGTGCAAGTCGATTTGGCTGAACAGGGCATCAGCCAGCAGGCCACGCTCGCTGTCATAGAGCGCGACGCCGGTTTCATCGCAGGAAGTTTCCAATCCCAGTACGAGCATAGAGCTTGAACCTTGGTTTGCCGCATAGAACAAAGGCGCGCATGATAAGCGCCGCCCGGCGGAGCGACCAGCGCTTTTCGACCTAAGGGCTTTGCATTCCGCGCGGCGAGGCGGTAACATCCGCAACCCTTGAAAACCGACGCATCCCGAGCCATCTGCCGGGCACGCGTTGAAACCGGTAATTAAAGATAGGTACGACCTGGATGCCAGCCGTCAAAGTTAAAGAGAACGAACCCTTCGACGTAGCCCTGCGTCGTTTCAAGCGCTCCTGCGAAAAAGCCGGTGTACTGGCTGAAGTTCGCAGCCGCGAATTCTACGAAAAGCCGACCGCTGAGCGTAAGCGCAAAGCCGCTGCCGCTGTTAAGCGTCACGCCAAGAAAGTGCAGCGCGAACAGCGCCGCAGCGTTCGCCTGTACTAATACCGTACACGCCACGCTCGAATGCCCGGCTCAGGCCGGGCATTGCATTTTAAAGACTCCGCCTCGCGCCTTAGCGAGTAAGCGGAGTTTTTGCTTTTCTACCCATCCGTTGTCCAGCGCTTGCGCCGGGCAGTATGCTGAGCGTCTATGGCCGGCCTGATCCCGCAATCCTTCATCGATGACCTGCTCAACCGCACCGACATCGTCGATGTGGTGAGTTCGCGCATCCAGCTGAAGAAGACCGGCAAGAACTACAGCGCCTGCTGTCCTTTCCACAAGGAAAAGACCCCCTCCTTCACGGTCAGCCCGGACAAGCAGTTCTACTACTGCTTCGGCTGCGGTGCCGGCGGCAATGCCCTTGGCTTCGTCATGGACCACGATCAACTGGAGTTCCCCCAGGCGATCGAGGAGCTGGCCAAGCGCGCCGGCATGGATGTACCACGTGAGGAAAGCGGCCGCGGACACAAACCCAGGCAGCCCGTCGACTCACCGCTCTACCCGCTGCTCAATGCCGCCGCCGAGCACTATCGCCAGGCGCTGAAGAGCCATCCACAGCGCAAGTACGCCGTGGACTACCTAAAAGGCCGCGGCCTGACCGGTGAGATCGCCCGCGACTTCGGCATCGGTTTCGCCCCGCCCGGCTGGGACAACCTGCTCAAGCAGCTGGGTGCCGACGCCCTGCAACAGAAAGTCATGATCGACGCCGGCCTGCTGATCGAGAACGCCGAGAACGGCAGGCGCTACGACCGCTTCCGCGACCGCATCATGTTCCCCATCCGCGACAGCCGCGGCCGGGTGATCGCCTTCGGCGGCCGCGTACTGGGCGACGACAAGCCCAAGTACCTGAACTCGCCGGAGACCCCGGTATTCCACAAGGGCCAGGAGCTTTACGGCCTGTACGAGGCGCGCAAGCACAACCGTGATCTTGACGAGATCATGGTGGTCGAAGGCTACATGGACGTCATCGCCCTCGCCCAGCAAGGCCTGCGCAATGCCGTGGCGACTCTCGGCACGGCCACCAGCGAAGAACACCTCAAGCGCCTGTTCCGCATCGTGCCCAGCGTGCTGTTCTGCTTCGACGGCGACGCCGCCGGACGCAACGCTGCCTGGCGCGCGCTAGAATCCACCCTGCCGAGCCTGCAGGACGGCCGCCGCGCGCGCTTCCTGTTCCTGCCCGAAGGCGAGGACCCGGACACCCTGGTGCGTGCCGAAGGCACCGACGCCTTCCGCGCACGCATCAACCAGCACGCCCAGCCGCTGGCCGACTACTTCTTCCAACAGCTCTGCGAAGAAGCCGACCCGCGCTCACTGGAAGGCAAGGCGCACCTGGTGACGTTGGCCGCGCCATTGATCGACAAGATCCCCGGCAACAACCTGCGCGCGCTGATGCGCCAGCGCCTGAGCGAGCTCACCGGCCTTTCCGGCGAAGCCATGAACCAGGTTGCCAGCGCCCCACGCAGCCATGCGCCGAGCACGCCCAGCCACGCCCCCAGCAGCGATTACCCGGATTACGGCGACATTCCCGACAGCGCCTACTACGACAGCCTGCCGGATGTCGGCGGCTACGAGCAGCCCGCCCCGCCTCAACAACAGCACTACGAGCGCCAAAACGAAGGCGGCAAAGGCAGCTGGAAGAAAGACGGTGGCAAATGGAGCAAGAAGGGCAAGGGCGATTTCGCACCACGTGCCCCGCGCACCGCGGTGAGCGTCGAATCACCACATCTGATCGCTCTGCGCACCTTGCTGCACCATCCGCAGCTGGCGCAAAAGGTCGAGGATGTCAGCCACTTCGCCGACGAAGAGGACACCTACGCGCAACTTCTGGTAGCACTGGTCGGTGCCCTGCAGAAAACGCCCAACCTGCGTTCGCTGCAACTGATCGCTCGCTGGCACGGCACCGAACAGGGCCGTCTGCTGCGGGCACTGGCGGAGAAGGAATGGCTGATTCAGGGCGACAACCTTGAACAGCAGTTTTTCGACACCATTACTACACTTGCAAACAGTCAATCGCAGAGGCGGCGTGAAAAGGCGCTCCGCAGCATCATTCATAAAAGCCCCAGCGAGCTCACAGACGAGGAAAAGACATTGCTCAGAGAGCACTACAGCCTCACTTCCTCACCGAGCAGCAAGTCCCCAACTGGCGCCTAAAGCCAAAACCGAGGTATAATCCTCGGCTTGTTTTCAGCCCGCCAAGACCTTCAGTGGATAGGGTGTTATGTCCGTAAAAGCGCAACAGCAATCTCGTTTGAAAGAATTGATCAGCCGTGGTCGCGAGCAGGGTTACCTGACGTACGCGGAGGTCAATGACCACCTGCCGGAAGACATTTCCGATCCGGAACAGGTGGAAGACATCATCCGCATGATCAACGACATGGGGATCAACGTATTCGAGAGTGCTCCGGATGCGGACGCCTTGCTGTTGGCCGAAGCCGACACCGACGAGGCTGCAGCCGAAGAAGCCGCTGCCGCCCTCGCCGCCGTTGAGACCGATATCGGCCGCACCACCGACCCGGTGCGCATGTACATGCGCGAAATGGGTACCGTGGAACTGCTGACCCGCGAAGGCGAAATCGAAATCGCCAAGCGCATCGAGGAAGGCATCCGCGAAGTCATGAGCGCCATCGCTCACTTCCCCGGCACTGTCGACGGCATCCTCGCCGAATACAACCGCGTCACCACCGAAGGCGGCCGCCTGGCCGAAGTCCTCAGTGGCTACATCGACCCGGATGACGGCAGCGTGCCTGACGAAGCCGCCGCCCCCGTTCCCGTCAAGGAAGGCGCCGCCGCTGAAGAAAGCGACGACGAAGAAGAAGACGAGAGCGGCGACGACGAGGAAGAAGAAGGCGATGGCGGCCCGGACCCGGAAGAAGCGGCTCGCCGTTTCACCGCCGTGGCCGAGCAGCAGGAAAAAGTCCAGAAGGCCCTGAAGAAGCACGGTCGCGGCAGCAAGCAGGCCATCGAAGAGCTGGCCACCCTGGCCGAGCTGTTCATGCCGATCAAGCTGGTGCCCAAGCAGTACGACGCCCTGGTCACCCAGGTGCGCGATGCCCTCGACCGCCTGCGTGCGCAAGAGCGCGCCATCATGCAGCTGTGCGTACGTGATGCGCGCATGCCGCGTGCCGACTTCCTGCGCCTGTTCCCGGGCAACGAAATCGACATGGACTGGGCCGCCGACCTGGCCAAGGGCAAGGCCAAGTACGCCGAAGCCCTAGGCAACCTGCAGGGCGACATCCAACGCTGCCAGCAGAAGCTGGCCGACCTGGAAGCCGAATGCAGCCTGAGCCTGGCCGAGATCAAGGACATCAACCGTCGCATGTCCATTGGTGAGGCGAAAGCTCGCCGCGCCAAGAAGGAAATGGTCGAGGCCAACCTGCGTCTGGTGATCTCCATCGCCAAGAAGTACACCAACCGTGGCCTGCAGTTCCTCGACCTGATCCAGGAAGGCAACATCGGCCTGATGAAGGCGGTGGACAAGTTCGAATACCGCCGCGGCTACAAGTTCTCGACCTACGCCACCTGGTGGATTCGCCAGGCGATCACCCGCTCGATTGCCGACCAGGCGCGCACCATCCGTATTCCGGTGCACATGATCGAGACGATCAACAAGCTCAACCGCATCTCCCGTCAGATGCTGCAGGAGATGGGCCGCGAGCCCACTCCGGAAGAGCTGGGCGAGCGTATGGAAATGCCCGAGGACAAGATCCGCAAGGTATTGAAGATCGCCAAAGAGCCGATTTCCATGGAAACCCCGATTGGCGACGACGAAGATTCGCACCTGGGCGACTTCATCGAGGACAGCACCATGCAGTCCCCGATCGACGTAGCCACGGTCGAAAGCCTCAAGGAAGCCACTCGCGAAGTCCTCGCCGGCCTCACTGCCCGTGAAGCCAAGGTCCTGCGCATGCGCTTCGGTATCGACATGAACACCGACCACACCCTCGAGGAAGTGGGCAAGCAGTTCGACGTTACCCGCGAGCGTATCCGCCAGATCGAAGCCAAGGCGCTGCGCAAGCTGCGTCACCCGACGCGAAGCGAGCATCTGCGCTCCTTCCTCGACGAGTGATACCAGAACCCCCGGCCCAGGCCGGGGGTTCTGCTTTCCGCCTCCGGCATGGCGCCTGCGCAGGCGTCGCAATCAAACTGCCATCCCCGCATTGGCCGGTCTACACTGCGACCATATCGATCCTGAAACGAGGCCGTTATGCCCCGCCTGCCGGCCATTTTGCTGTTGTGCCTGGCGTACTGGGTGACCCCCGCCCTGGCCCTGACACTCAACGAGAATGAGCGCACCTGGCTGGCGGCTCATCCCGAACTGAGCCTGGGTGTCGATGCTGCCTGGCCACCTTTCGAGTTTCGCGACGACCAGGGTCAGTACCACGGCCTGACCGCCGACTACGTGCGCCTGATCGAAGAGCGTCTCGGCGTGACCTTTCGCCCCGTCGAGCAAGGCAGTTGGAGCGCGATACTGGAACAGGCAAGCAGGGGCCAGGTCGACCTGCTACCCGGCGTGATGGCGACCGCCGAGCGCCAGGAATACCTGAGCTTCACCCGTCCCTACCTGGACTTCCCCATCATCATCCTGGCGCGCAACGGCGGCCCACAGCCCAAGCGGCTAACAGACCTGTACGGCCTCAAGGTCGCAGTGGTCACCGACTATGCACCGCATGAATTGCTGCGCCAGCATCACCCCGACCTCAACCTGCTGGCGCTGCCGAGTGTGGCCGCCGCGTTGCAGGCACTGGCCACAAACCAGGCCGACGCCATGGTCGGCGACCTCGCATCCAGCGTCTGGAGCCTGCGCCAGCTCAAGCTCGACGGCATCTATATCAGCGGCGAGACGCCCTACCGCTATCAACTGGCCATGGCCGTACCGCGTGGGCAGAGCATGCTGGTCGGCATTCTCGACAAACTTTTCGCCGAGCTCAGCACCGAGGAAATCGCCGCCTTGCAAGCCCCCTGGGTCGGCAACGTACTGGACACGCGCGACGCCTGGCACGAAATCCTGCTCTATGGCCTGCCAGCCGTGTTCGGCCTGTTGGCGATCATTGCCGCCATCCTCAGCATCAACCGCCGACTGAAACGCGAAATGCGCAACCGCGTGGCACTGGAGCAGGAGCTGCGCAGCCGTGAGCAGCACTTTCGCGACATGGTCGAGAGCCTCTGTGCCATCACCTGGGAAACCGAATCGAGCGGGCTCACCTACACCTACGTGTCACCGCACGCGGAAAAACTGCTGGGCTACCCCCTGCACGAATGGCTCGAGCCCGGCTTCTGGCAGCGCCACCTGCACCCCGACGATCATCAGCGCACCCTGCGCGACTGCCTCGAGCAATCCTCTGCCGGCAAAGACCACGCGCTGGAATACCGGCTGCTCGCCGCCGACGGGCGCATCGTATGGGTCCGCGATATCGTCACCCTGCTACAACGCAGCGACCAACAGGTGATTCGCGGCCTGATGATCGACATCAGCGAAGCCAAGCAGACCGAGCAGGCGCTGCGCCAGTCGGAACAGAAATTCGCCTCGGTGTTCCAGCAATGCCCGGACATCCTGATCATTGCCCGGCGAGCCGACGGCGTGCTGCTGGAGGTCAATACCGCCTTCACCGAGCAGACCGGCATCAGCATCGAACAGGCCGTCGGCAAGACCGCCACCGAGCTCGACCTCTGGGGCGTGCCCGGCATTGGCCCGAGCCTGCTGCTGCGCCTGCAGGACGAATGCCTACGCAATCTGGAACTGCCCTTTCGCCGCGCCGACGGCAGCCTGTTCATCGGCCTCATCTCCGCCAGCCCGTACATCCTCGACAACACCCCGGCGCTGGTCATGGTGGTGCGCGACATCAGCCAGCTCAAGAGCACCCAGCAGCAACTGCAGATATCCGAGGAGAAGTTCGCCAAGGCCTTCCATGCCTCGCCCGATGGCTTGCTGATCACCCGCATGCGCGACGGCCGGCTGATCGAAGCCAACGAAGGCTTCAGCCACATCACCGGCCACAGCTTCGACCAAGACGGCGAGCAGAGCACGCTCAGCCTGGGTATCTGGGCCGACCCGAAGGACCGCGAGAATATGGTGCAGTGCATCCGCGAGCACGGCAGCGTGCGCGACATGATCGCCCCGGTGCGCACCAAGAGCGGCCAGTTGCGCCTCTGCGAACTCTCCGCGCAGCCCTTGTCCATCAATGGCGAGGAATGCCTGCTGACCATCGCCCGCGACATCACCGAACGCCAGCAGATGCAGGAAGAGCTGCAGCAGGCCGCCACCGTCTTCGAAAGCACCGCCGAAGGCGTACTGATCACCGACCTCGAACAGCGCATCACCGCGGTCAACCGCGCCTTCACCCAGATCACCGGCTACAGCGAGGCCGAAGCCCTCGGCCAGCGCCCCACCCTGCTCTCCTCCGGCCAGCACGACAAAGCCTTCTACGCAGCCATGTGGCACAGCCTCGCGGCCAACGGACACTGGCAGGGGGAGATCTGGAACCGACGCAAGAACGGCGAGCTGTACCCGGAGTGGCTGACCATCAGCGCCGTGCGCAACCGCGACAACCAGATCACCCACTTCGTTGGCGTATTCGCTGACATCTCCAGCCTCAAGCATGCCCAGGCGCGTCTCGATCATCAGGCCCACCACGACCCGCTGACCGGCCTGCCCAACCGCCTGCTGTTCGAAAATCGCCTGCGCGGCGCTCTGGACGGCACGCGCGCCGATGACCAGCTCGGCGCCGTGCTGTTTCTCGACCTCGACCGCTTCAAGCAGATCAACGACAGCCTTGGCCATCCGGTCGGCGATCAACTGCTCAAGGCCATCGCCGAGCGTCTGCGCCTGCAACTGCGCGACATCGACACCGTGGCCCGCCTCGGCGGCGACGAATTCATCATCCTGCTGCCCGGCCTGCACCAGCCGCAGGATGCCGAGCAGATCGCGCAGAAACTGCTCGAATGCTTTGACGCGTCGTTCCAGCTCGACAACCACGAGTTCTTCATCAGTGCCAGCATCGGCATCAGCCTCTACCCCACGGACGGCCAGGATGTGGCCACCCTGGTAAAGAACGCCGACGCGGCCATGTACCAGTCCAAGGCCAAGGGACGAAACCGCTGCGAGTTCTATACCCGCTCGCTGACCTTCCAGGTCAACGAACGCATGGCCATGGAACAGGAACTGCGCCGCGCCCTCGAACGCAACGAGCTGTGCCTCTACTACCAGCCCAAGTTCTGCCTGCGCAGCCAGAGCCTGGTGGGCGCCGAAGCCCTAGTGCGCTGGCCGCACCCGGTATTCGGCGACATCCCGCCGGATCGTTTCATCCCGGTGGCCGAAGAAAGCGGGCTGATCCTGCCGCTGGGCGACTGGGTGCTGGAACAGGCCTGCCGCCAGTTGCAGGAATGGCAGGAAAGCGGCCGCGGCTTCGGCGCCCTTTCGGTCAACCTCGCCGGCGCGCAACTGCACCAGCCCAGCCTGCTACCGCGTATCAGCGCCCTGCTGCAACGCTACAACCTGGCGCCGGAACTGCTGCAGCTGGAGATCACCGAGAACTTCATCATGAACCAGGCCGAGGAAGCGCTGGACATCCTCCACCGTCTCAAGCAACTCGGCGTGCAACTGGCGATCGACGACTTCGGCACCGGCTACTCCTCGCTCAGCTACCTCAAACGCCTACCGCTGGACGTACTGAAGATCGACCAGTCCTTCGTCCGCGGCCTGCCGGACGACCCGCACGACCTGGCGATCACCCGCGCCATCATCGCCCTGGGCAACAGCATGCA harbors:
- the tsaD gene encoding tRNA (adenosine(37)-N6)-threonylcarbamoyltransferase complex transferase subunit TsaD, which codes for MLVLGLETSCDETGVALYDSERGLLADALFSQIDLHRVYGGVVPELASRDHVKRMLPLIRQVLDEAGKQASDIDALAYTAGPGLVGALLVGASCAQALAFAWGIPAVGVHHMEGHLLAPMLEEQPPAFPFVALLVSGGHTQLVRVDGIGQYQLLGESLDDAAGEAFDKTAKLMGLNYPGGPEIAKLAEQGTPGRFVFPRPMTDRPGLDFSFSGLKTFALNTWQQCRDNGDDLDQARRDIALAFQKAVVETLTIKCKRALKQSGLNSLVIAGGVSANKALREHLERMLGEMKGKVFYARPRFCTDNGAMIAYAGCQRLLAGQHEDLAIKVQARWPMESLPAI
- the rpsU gene encoding 30S ribosomal protein S21, whose protein sequence is MPAVKVKENEPFDVALRRFKRSCEKAGVLAEVRSREFYEKPTAERKRKAAAAVKRHAKKVQREQRRSVRLY
- the rpoD gene encoding RNA polymerase sigma factor RpoD: MSVKAQQQSRLKELISRGREQGYLTYAEVNDHLPEDISDPEQVEDIIRMINDMGINVFESAPDADALLLAEADTDEAAAEEAAAALAAVETDIGRTTDPVRMYMREMGTVELLTREGEIEIAKRIEEGIREVMSAIAHFPGTVDGILAEYNRVTTEGGRLAEVLSGYIDPDDGSVPDEAAAPVPVKEGAAAEESDDEEEDESGDDEEEEGDGGPDPEEAARRFTAVAEQQEKVQKALKKHGRGSKQAIEELATLAELFMPIKLVPKQYDALVTQVRDALDRLRAQERAIMQLCVRDARMPRADFLRLFPGNEIDMDWAADLAKGKAKYAEALGNLQGDIQRCQQKLADLEAECSLSLAEIKDINRRMSIGEAKARRAKKEMVEANLRLVISIAKKYTNRGLQFLDLIQEGNIGLMKAVDKFEYRRGYKFSTYATWWIRQAITRSIADQARTIRIPVHMIETINKLNRISRQMLQEMGREPTPEELGERMEMPEDKIRKVLKIAKEPISMETPIGDDEDSHLGDFIEDSTMQSPIDVATVESLKEATREVLAGLTAREAKVLRMRFGIDMNTDHTLEEVGKQFDVTRERIRQIEAKALRKLRHPTRSEHLRSFLDE
- the dnaG gene encoding DNA primase, whose amino-acid sequence is MAGLIPQSFIDDLLNRTDIVDVVSSRIQLKKTGKNYSACCPFHKEKTPSFTVSPDKQFYYCFGCGAGGNALGFVMDHDQLEFPQAIEELAKRAGMDVPREESGRGHKPRQPVDSPLYPLLNAAAEHYRQALKSHPQRKYAVDYLKGRGLTGEIARDFGIGFAPPGWDNLLKQLGADALQQKVMIDAGLLIENAENGRRYDRFRDRIMFPIRDSRGRVIAFGGRVLGDDKPKYLNSPETPVFHKGQELYGLYEARKHNRDLDEIMVVEGYMDVIALAQQGLRNAVATLGTATSEEHLKRLFRIVPSVLFCFDGDAAGRNAAWRALESTLPSLQDGRRARFLFLPEGEDPDTLVRAEGTDAFRARINQHAQPLADYFFQQLCEEADPRSLEGKAHLVTLAAPLIDKIPGNNLRALMRQRLSELTGLSGEAMNQVASAPRSHAPSTPSHAPSSDYPDYGDIPDSAYYDSLPDVGGYEQPAPPQQQHYERQNEGGKGSWKKDGGKWSKKGKGDFAPRAPRTAVSVESPHLIALRTLLHHPQLAQKVEDVSHFADEEDTYAQLLVALVGALQKTPNLRSLQLIARWHGTEQGRLLRALAEKEWLIQGDNLEQQFFDTITTLANSQSQRRREKALRSIIHKSPSELTDEEKTLLREHYSLTSSPSSKSPTGA